The following proteins are co-located in the Amphiprion ocellaris isolate individual 3 ecotype Okinawa chromosome 7, ASM2253959v1, whole genome shotgun sequence genome:
- the mecom gene encoding histone-lysine N-methyltransferase MECOM isoform X1, whose translation MRSKGRARKLATSEGDDEFALYPSDILDDVCGSDGDPTPSSALPEDPVSPPLSDDESSPQDPLSFQHPSIFLPQEDLTIPLDFEMRESAVEGGGLGIWSRRKVNVGERFGPYEGEHRPFLQDPTQGWEILDGSGHVKFCVDASKPDIGSWLKHIQFAPAARQHNLRACQIDDQIFYKVTREIFPGQELLLFMKAEEYSCDTMAPDIHEERQYRCEDCDQHFESRNQLLDHQKQPCGMPPTSFLNPGGDNDLKAQEPQDLRPLHMSHGLHDCKECDQVFPDVQSLEAHTLSHSEEREYKCDQCPKAFNWKSNLIRHQMSHDSGKHYECENCSKQVFTDPSNLQRHIRSQHVGARAHACSDCGKTFATSSGLKQHKHIHSSVKPFMCKSLRPYLCEVCHKSYTQFSNLCRHKRMHADCRTQIKCKDCGQMFSTTSSLNKHRRFCEGKNHFTAGGLFAQGMPLPGAPGLDKSALTMGHSSAGLADYFGASRHHSGLTFPAAPAFPFSFPGLFPSGLYHRPPLIPATTSPVRQPAHTPVAGPGAELSKSPLLPPSPGAQESRELLKALRKDGGSPGNQIPGSELHIQGSSSSTKQQNKQSDQSESSDLDDVSTPSGSDLESTSGSELESDMDSERERGAARENGKGPKRKATEGGSQSPSLMGSGAAKDFPGPSLIPSSLDEHTAVTGAVNDSIKAIASIAEKYFGSTGLAGLQDKKVGSLPYPSMFPLPFFPAFSPPVYPFPDRDLRPAGLKGEPQSPADDGKKAQGKSSSESPFDLTTKRKEEKLAPFSPSKPEVSHAIGQDQPLDLSLGSRGRRRSAREEDTKKNLNYEDEKGVMEIPKADTSLQHARPTPFFMDPIYSRVEKRRMSDPFETLKDKYMRPTPGFLFHPQFRLPDQRTWMTAIENMAEKLETFNSLKPESGDLLRSVPSMFDFRAPPSALPETLLRKGKERYTCRYCGKIFPRSANLTRHLRTHTGEQPYRCKYCDRSFSISSNLQRHIRNIHNKEKPFKCHLCDRCFGQQTNLDRHLKKHENGNLSGTAMSSPQSELDSGSAILDDKEDSYFNEIRNFISNTSQNQASPDPSEEGLNGGPFEEEKPLMASHGSRDLEDEEAEELGADEEEGEENSNTPEKPEGKVLPGNLGDDIMQDEMDFSEQNDLNLSCKTSPRRYKDEEEQRSYSALDHIHRFSEMRKLEESELSDGDEDDGSFGSPSLTEAVKQPLFRKSKSQAYAMMLSLAEKDSLHPATHTPATMWHSLARAAAESSAIQSLSHV comes from the exons ATCTTGGATGGGTCAGGCCATGTAAAATTCTGCGTGGATGCCAGCAAACCAGATATTGGGAGCTGGCTGAAGCACATTCAGTTTGCCCCTGCGGCCAGGCAGCATAACCTGAGAGCGTGCCAGATAGATGATCAG atcTTCTACAAAGTCACCAGAGAGATCTTTCCCGGTCAGGAGCTGCTACTTTTCATGAAGGCTGAGGAGTATTCATGTGACACGATGGCTCCTGATATTCATG AGGAGAGGCAGTACCGCTGTGAGGATTGTGACCAGCACTTTGAGTCCCGCAACCAGCTGCTGGACCACCAGAAGCAGCCATGTGGGATGCCCCCCACCTCCTTCCTGAACCCAG GAGGAGATAATGACCTGAAGGCCCAAGAACCTCAAGACTTGCGACCCCTCCACATGTCCCATGGACTACATGATTGTAAGGAGTGTGATCAGGTCTTCCCCGATGTCCAGAG CCTGGAGGCCCACACACTGTCTCACTCTGAGGAGCGGGAATACAAATGTGACCAGTGTCCCAAGGCCTTCAACTGGAAATCAAACCTAATCCGACATCAGATGTCGCACGACAGTGGCAAGCACTACGAATGTGAAAACTGCTCAAAG CAGGTGTTCACAGACCCCAGTAACCTACAGAGGCACATTCGCTCTCAGCACGTTGGGGCTCGTGCCCATGCCTGCTCTGACTGTGGCAAGACGTTCGCAACGTCTTCGGGCCTCAAGCAGCATAAGCACATCCACAGCAGTGTCAAGCCCTTCATGTGTAAGTCACTAAGACCCTACCTAT GTGAGGTCTGCCACAAGTCCTACACCCAGTTCTCTAACCTTTGCCGCCACAAACGCATGCATGCTGACTGCCGCACACAGATCAAGTGTAAAGACTGTGGGCAAATGTTCAGCACCACCTCTTCCCTCAACAAGCACCGGCGTTTCTGTGAAGGAAAGAACCATTTCACAGCAGGGGGTTTGTTTGCTCAGGGAATGCCACTCCCTGGCGCCCCTGGCTTGGACAAATCAGCTCTTACGATGGGTCACAGCAGTGCTGGACTGGCTGATTATTTTGGGGCAAGCCGCCACCATAGTGGACTTACATTCCCTGCTGCCCCAGCATTTCCTTTCAGCTTCCCTGGCCTGTTCCCCTCTGGACTCTATCACCGGCCACCGCTCATCCCTGCCACCACCTCTCCTGTTAGACAACCAGCCCACACACCTGTGGCTGGGCCTGGTGCAGAGCTGAGTAAGAGTCCACTGCTGCCTCCAAGCCCTGGTGCTCAGGAGTCTCGAGAGCTCCTCAAAGCTCTCCGTAAAGACGGCGGTTCGCCAGGAAATCAGATACCAGGATCAGAGCTCCACATCCAGGGCTCCTCATCCTCCACCAAGCAGCAGAACAAGCAAAGTGACCAGTCTGAGAGCAGCGACCTGGATGATGTCAGCACGCCCAGCGGCAGTGATCTGGAGAGCACATCAGGCTCCGAGCTTGAGAGCGACATGGACAGTGAGAGGGAGAGGGGGGCAGCTCGAGAAAATGGCAAAGGTCCCAAGAGGAAGGCCACTGAAGGAGGCTCCCAAAGCCCCAGCCTGATGGGCAGCGGTGCTGCAAAAGACTTTCCAGGCCCTTCCCTCATTCCATCCTCACTGGACGAGCACACAGCTGTAACGGGGGCTGTGAATGACTCTATTAAGGCCATTGCCTCCATTGCTGAGAAGTACTTTGGCTCCACAGGGCTAGCTGGCCTGCAGGACAAGAAGGTTGGGTCTCTGCCCTACCCTTCTATGTTTCCACTGCCTTTCTTCCCagctttctctcctcctgtttACCCCTTCCCAGACAGGGACCTCAGACCTGCAGGCCTGAAGGGTGAACCACAGTCGCCAGCAGATGACGGCAAGAAAGCCCAAGGCAAATCTTCGTCTGAGTCACCATTTGACCTCACGACCAAGCGAAAGGAAGAAAAGTTGGCCCCATTTTCTCCCTCTAAACCAGAGGTCTCACATGCTATTGGTCAGGATCAGCCGCTAGACCTGAGTCTGGGATCCAGGGGCCGTAGACGTAGTGCGAGAGAGGAGGACACCAAGAAGAACCTGAATTATGAAGATGAGAAGGGGGTGATGGAGATCCCAAAAGCGGACACCTCCTTACAGCATGCCAGGCCCACACCTTTCTTCATGGACCCCATCTATAG CAGGGTTGAGAAGAGGAGAATGAGCGATCCGTTTGAGACTCTGAAAGACAAGTACATGCGACCAACCCCAGGCTTCCTCTTCCATCCACAG TTTCGTTTGCCAGATCAGAGAACTTGG ATGACGGCTATCGAGAACATGGCAGAGAAGCTGGAAACATTCAATTCCTTGAAGCCAGAGTCTGGTGACCTGCTGCGCTCCGTTCCCTCCATGTTTGACTTCAGAGCTCCACCCTCTGCACTTCCAGAGACGCTGCTGCGCAAAGGCAAGGAGCGCTACACATGCAG ATACTGTGGAAAAATATTCCCTCGCTCTGCCAACCTGACCCGCCACCTCAGGACTCACACGGGAGAGCAGCCCTATAG GTGTAAATACTGCGACCGTTCCTTCAGCATCTCCTCCAACCTGCAGCGTCACATTCGCAACATCCACAATAAGGAGAAGCCCTTCAAGTGCCACCTGTGTGACCGTTGCTTCGGTCAGCAAACCAACCTGGACCGTCACCTCAAAAAGCACGAGAATGGCAACCTGTCAG GAACTGCAATGTCGTCCCCACAGTCTGAACTGGACAGTGGCAGCGCCATATTGGATGACAAAGAAGACtcttattttaatgaaataagaAATTTCATCAGCAACACGAGCCAGAACCAGGCATCACCGGATCCCTCTGAAGAAGG gtTAAACGGTGGTCCGTTTGAAGAGGAGAAGCCCCTGATGGCCAGCCACGGGTCACGTGACCTGGAAGACGAGGAAGCGGAGGAGCTGGGAGctgatgaagaagaaggagaagaaaatagCAACACCCCTGAGAAACCGGAAGGAAAGGTGCTTCCTGGTAACCTCGGTGATGACATAATGCAAGATGAAATGGACTTCAGTGAGCAAAACGACTTGAACCTCAGCTGTAAAACCTCTCCTAGGAG GTATAAGGACGAGGAGGAGCAGCGCAGCTACTCAGCCTTGGATCATATTCATCGTTTCTCTGAAATGCGCAAGCTGGAGGAGAGTGAGCTGAGCGACGGAGACGAGGACGATGGATCATTTGGCTCCCCCTCTCTGACCGAGGCAGTCAAACAGCCCCTCTTTAGGAAATCTAAGtctcag GCGTATGCCATGATGCTGTCTCTGGCTGAAAAGGACTCTCTCCACCCGGCCACCCACACCCCCGCTACCATGTGGCACAGTCTGGCACGGGCTGCTGCTGAATCCAGTGCCATCCAATCCCTCAGCCATGTATGA
- the mecom gene encoding MDS1 and EVI1 complex locus protein EVI1-A isoform X13, whose protein sequence is MKAEEYSCDTMAPDIHEERQYRCEDCDQHFESRNQLLDHQKQPCGMPPTSFLNPGGDNDLKAQEPQDLRPLHMSHGLHDCKECDQVFPDVQSLEAHTLSHSEEREYKCDQCPKAFNWKSNLIRHQMSHDSGKHYECENCSKQVFTDPSNLQRHIRSQHVGARAHACSDCGKTFATSSGLKQHKHIHSSVKPFMCKSLRPYLCEVCHKSYTQFSNLCRHKRMHADCRTQIKCKDCGQMFSTTSSLNKHRRFCEGKNHFTAGGLFAQGMPLPGAPGLDKSALTMGHSSAGLADYFGASRHHSGLTFPAAPAFPFSFPGLFPSGLYHRPPLIPATTSPVRQPAHTPVAGPGAELSKSPLLPPSPGAQESRELLKALRKDGGSPGNQIPGSELHIQGSSSSTKQQNKQSDQSESSDLDDVSTPSGSDLESTSGSELESDMDSERERGAARENGKGPKRKATEGGSQSPSLMGSGAAKDFPGPSLIPSSLDEHTAVTGAVNDSIKAIASIAEKYFGSTGLAGLQDKKVGSLPYPSMFPLPFFPAFSPPVYPFPDRDLRPAGLKGEPQSPADDGKKAQGKSSSESPFDLTTKRKEEKLAPFSPSKPEVSHAIGQDQPLDLSLGSRGRRRSAREEDTKKNLNYEDEKGVMEIPKADTSLQHARPTPFFMDPIYSRVEKRRMSDPFETLKDKYMRPTPGFLFHPQFRLPDQRTWMTAIENMAEKLETFNSLKPESGDLLRSVPSMFDFRAPPSALPETLLRKGKERYTCRYCGKIFPRSANLTRHLRTHTGEQPYRCKYCDRSFSISSNLQRHIRNIHNKEKPFKCHLCDRCFGQQTNLDRHLKKHENGNLSGTAMSSPQSELDSGSAILDDKEDSYFNEIRNFISNTSQNQASPDPSEEGLNGGPFEEEKPLMASHGSRDLEDEEAEELGADEEEGEENSNTPEKPEGKVLPGNLGDDIMQDEMDFSEQNDLNLSCKTSPRRYKDEEEQRSYSALDHIHRFSEMRKLEESELSDGDEDDGSFGSPSLTEAVKQPLFRKSKSQAYAMMLSLAEKDSLHPATHTPATMWHSLARAAAESSAIQSLSHV, encoded by the exons ATGAAGGCTGAGGAGTATTCATGTGACACGATGGCTCCTGATATTCATG AGGAGAGGCAGTACCGCTGTGAGGATTGTGACCAGCACTTTGAGTCCCGCAACCAGCTGCTGGACCACCAGAAGCAGCCATGTGGGATGCCCCCCACCTCCTTCCTGAACCCAG GAGGAGATAATGACCTGAAGGCCCAAGAACCTCAAGACTTGCGACCCCTCCACATGTCCCATGGACTACATGATTGTAAGGAGTGTGATCAGGTCTTCCCCGATGTCCAGAG CCTGGAGGCCCACACACTGTCTCACTCTGAGGAGCGGGAATACAAATGTGACCAGTGTCCCAAGGCCTTCAACTGGAAATCAAACCTAATCCGACATCAGATGTCGCACGACAGTGGCAAGCACTACGAATGTGAAAACTGCTCAAAG CAGGTGTTCACAGACCCCAGTAACCTACAGAGGCACATTCGCTCTCAGCACGTTGGGGCTCGTGCCCATGCCTGCTCTGACTGTGGCAAGACGTTCGCAACGTCTTCGGGCCTCAAGCAGCATAAGCACATCCACAGCAGTGTCAAGCCCTTCATGTGTAAGTCACTAAGACCCTACCTAT GTGAGGTCTGCCACAAGTCCTACACCCAGTTCTCTAACCTTTGCCGCCACAAACGCATGCATGCTGACTGCCGCACACAGATCAAGTGTAAAGACTGTGGGCAAATGTTCAGCACCACCTCTTCCCTCAACAAGCACCGGCGTTTCTGTGAAGGAAAGAACCATTTCACAGCAGGGGGTTTGTTTGCTCAGGGAATGCCACTCCCTGGCGCCCCTGGCTTGGACAAATCAGCTCTTACGATGGGTCACAGCAGTGCTGGACTGGCTGATTATTTTGGGGCAAGCCGCCACCATAGTGGACTTACATTCCCTGCTGCCCCAGCATTTCCTTTCAGCTTCCCTGGCCTGTTCCCCTCTGGACTCTATCACCGGCCACCGCTCATCCCTGCCACCACCTCTCCTGTTAGACAACCAGCCCACACACCTGTGGCTGGGCCTGGTGCAGAGCTGAGTAAGAGTCCACTGCTGCCTCCAAGCCCTGGTGCTCAGGAGTCTCGAGAGCTCCTCAAAGCTCTCCGTAAAGACGGCGGTTCGCCAGGAAATCAGATACCAGGATCAGAGCTCCACATCCAGGGCTCCTCATCCTCCACCAAGCAGCAGAACAAGCAAAGTGACCAGTCTGAGAGCAGCGACCTGGATGATGTCAGCACGCCCAGCGGCAGTGATCTGGAGAGCACATCAGGCTCCGAGCTTGAGAGCGACATGGACAGTGAGAGGGAGAGGGGGGCAGCTCGAGAAAATGGCAAAGGTCCCAAGAGGAAGGCCACTGAAGGAGGCTCCCAAAGCCCCAGCCTGATGGGCAGCGGTGCTGCAAAAGACTTTCCAGGCCCTTCCCTCATTCCATCCTCACTGGACGAGCACACAGCTGTAACGGGGGCTGTGAATGACTCTATTAAGGCCATTGCCTCCATTGCTGAGAAGTACTTTGGCTCCACAGGGCTAGCTGGCCTGCAGGACAAGAAGGTTGGGTCTCTGCCCTACCCTTCTATGTTTCCACTGCCTTTCTTCCCagctttctctcctcctgtttACCCCTTCCCAGACAGGGACCTCAGACCTGCAGGCCTGAAGGGTGAACCACAGTCGCCAGCAGATGACGGCAAGAAAGCCCAAGGCAAATCTTCGTCTGAGTCACCATTTGACCTCACGACCAAGCGAAAGGAAGAAAAGTTGGCCCCATTTTCTCCCTCTAAACCAGAGGTCTCACATGCTATTGGTCAGGATCAGCCGCTAGACCTGAGTCTGGGATCCAGGGGCCGTAGACGTAGTGCGAGAGAGGAGGACACCAAGAAGAACCTGAATTATGAAGATGAGAAGGGGGTGATGGAGATCCCAAAAGCGGACACCTCCTTACAGCATGCCAGGCCCACACCTTTCTTCATGGACCCCATCTATAG CAGGGTTGAGAAGAGGAGAATGAGCGATCCGTTTGAGACTCTGAAAGACAAGTACATGCGACCAACCCCAGGCTTCCTCTTCCATCCACAG TTTCGTTTGCCAGATCAGAGAACTTGG ATGACGGCTATCGAGAACATGGCAGAGAAGCTGGAAACATTCAATTCCTTGAAGCCAGAGTCTGGTGACCTGCTGCGCTCCGTTCCCTCCATGTTTGACTTCAGAGCTCCACCCTCTGCACTTCCAGAGACGCTGCTGCGCAAAGGCAAGGAGCGCTACACATGCAG ATACTGTGGAAAAATATTCCCTCGCTCTGCCAACCTGACCCGCCACCTCAGGACTCACACGGGAGAGCAGCCCTATAG GTGTAAATACTGCGACCGTTCCTTCAGCATCTCCTCCAACCTGCAGCGTCACATTCGCAACATCCACAATAAGGAGAAGCCCTTCAAGTGCCACCTGTGTGACCGTTGCTTCGGTCAGCAAACCAACCTGGACCGTCACCTCAAAAAGCACGAGAATGGCAACCTGTCAG GAACTGCAATGTCGTCCCCACAGTCTGAACTGGACAGTGGCAGCGCCATATTGGATGACAAAGAAGACtcttattttaatgaaataagaAATTTCATCAGCAACACGAGCCAGAACCAGGCATCACCGGATCCCTCTGAAGAAGG gtTAAACGGTGGTCCGTTTGAAGAGGAGAAGCCCCTGATGGCCAGCCACGGGTCACGTGACCTGGAAGACGAGGAAGCGGAGGAGCTGGGAGctgatgaagaagaaggagaagaaaatagCAACACCCCTGAGAAACCGGAAGGAAAGGTGCTTCCTGGTAACCTCGGTGATGACATAATGCAAGATGAAATGGACTTCAGTGAGCAAAACGACTTGAACCTCAGCTGTAAAACCTCTCCTAGGAG GTATAAGGACGAGGAGGAGCAGCGCAGCTACTCAGCCTTGGATCATATTCATCGTTTCTCTGAAATGCGCAAGCTGGAGGAGAGTGAGCTGAGCGACGGAGACGAGGACGATGGATCATTTGGCTCCCCCTCTCTGACCGAGGCAGTCAAACAGCCCCTCTTTAGGAAATCTAAGtctcag GCGTATGCCATGATGCTGTCTCTGGCTGAAAAGGACTCTCTCCACCCGGCCACCCACACCCCCGCTACCATGTGGCACAGTCTGGCACGGGCTGCTGCTGAATCCAGTGCCATCCAATCCCTCAGCCATGTATGA